Proteins from one Rhinopithecus roxellana isolate Shanxi Qingling chromosome 18, ASM756505v1, whole genome shotgun sequence genomic window:
- the LPAR6 gene encoding lysophosphatidic acid receptor 6 yields the protein MVSVNSSHCFYNDSFKYTLYGCMFSTVFVLGLISNCVAIYIFICVLKVRNETTTYMINLAMSDLLFVFTLPFRIFYFTTQNWPFGDLLCKISVMLFYTNMYGSILFLTCISVDRFLAIVYPFKSKTLRTKRNAKIVCIGVWLTVIGGSAPAVLVQSTHSQGNNASEACFENFPEATWKTYLSRIVIFIEIVGFFIPLILNVTCSSMVLKTLNKPVTLSRSKINKTKVLKMIFVHLIIFCFCFVPYNINLILYSLVRTQTFVNCSVVAAVRTMYPITLCIAVSNCCFDPVVYYFTSDTIQNSIKMKNWSTRRSDFRFSEVHGAENFIQHNLQTLKRKIFDNESAA from the coding sequence ATGGTAAGCGTTAACAGCTCCCACTGCTTCTATAATGACTCCTTTAAGTACACTTTGTATGGGTGCATGTTCAGCACGGTGTTTGTGCTTGGGTTAATATCCAATTGTGTTGCCATATACATTTTCATCTGCGTCCTCAAAGTCCGAAATGAAACTACAACTTACATGATTAACTTGGCAATGTCagacttgctttttgtttttactttaccCTTCAGGATTTTTTACTTCACAACACAAAATTGGCCATTTGGAGATTTACTTTGTAAGATTTCTGTGATGCTGTTTTATACCAACATGTACGGAAGCATTCTGTTCTTAACTTGTATTAGTGTAGATCGATTTCTGGCAATTGTCTACCCATTTAAGTCAAAGACTCTAAGaaccaaaagaaatgcaaagattGTTTGCATTGGTGTGTGGCTAACTGTGATCGGAGGAAGTGCACCGGCGGTTTTGGTTCAGTCTACCCACTCTCAGGGTAACAATGCCTCAGAAGCCTGCTTTGAAAATTTCCCAGAAGCCACATGGAAAACATATCTCTCAAGGATTGTAATTTTCATCGAAATAGTGGGATTTTTTATTCCTctaattttaaatgtaacttgTTCTAGTATGGTgctaaaaactttaaataaacctGTTACATTAAGtagaagcaaaataaacaaaactaaggttttaaaaatgatttttgtacatttgatcatattctgtttctgttttgttccttACAATATcaatcttattttatattctcttgtGAGAACACAAACATTTGTTAATTGCTCAGTAGTGGCAGCAGTAAGGACAATGTACCCAATCACTCTCTGTATTGCTGTTTCAAACTGCTGTTTTGACCCTGTGGTTTACTACTTTACGTCGGACACAATTCagaattcaataaaaatgaaaaactggtCTACCAGGAGAAGTGACTTCAGATTCTCTGAAGTTCATGGTGCAGAGAATTTTATTCAGCATAACCTACAGACCTTAAAACGTAAGATATTTGACAATGAATCTGCTGCCTGA